The proteins below are encoded in one region of Williamsoniiplasma luminosum:
- the atpA gene encoding F0F1 ATP synthase subunit alpha, producing the protein MALNIKEISEIIEMQIKNYGKNVVESEQGSIVTVGDGVALIYGLDKAMMGELLLFPHNVYGMVLNLEEGAIGAVILGDDSLLKERDIVRRTGTVVETPVGDAMIGRVVNALGQPIDDNGPINTTKSSPVEKIATGVMARQSVDQPLETGLLSIDATIPIGRGQRELIIGDRQTGKTAIAIDAIINQKETGVKCIYVSIGQKDSTIAQVVEKLKKHGAMTYTTIVNAGASASAPLQYIAPYTGVTIAEEWMENGDDVLIIYDDLSKHAVAYREMSLLLRRPPGREAYPGDVFYLHSRLLERAARLNQDYGGGSITALPIIETQAGDISAYIPTNVISITDGQIFLSTNLFNAGVRPAVNIGLSVSRVGSSAQIKAIKQVAGTLKLELAQYYELESFSKFGSDLDETTKAILDHGARIIEILKQKQNEPLAQVDEAILLLAIKAKLIKWLSVKEMQNFKIEILAHFKKDAKASKLRNALEIKKAFDDQLTSQITKEIEKVIVKITKSIKDYQPTNYGTQQDFAELGK; encoded by the coding sequence ATGGCTTTAAATATTAAAGAAATTTCTGAAATTATTGAAATGCAAATCAAAAACTATGGCAAAAATGTTGTTGAATCTGAACAAGGGTCAATCGTTACAGTCGGTGATGGTGTGGCATTGATTTATGGTTTAGATAAAGCGATGATGGGTGAATTATTACTCTTCCCGCACAACGTTTATGGAATGGTTTTGAACTTAGAAGAAGGAGCGATTGGAGCTGTTATTTTAGGAGATGATTCTTTACTTAAAGAACGCGATATTGTTCGACGTACAGGAACAGTTGTAGAAACTCCAGTTGGAGATGCGATGATTGGAAGAGTTGTTAATGCTCTTGGGCAACCAATTGATGACAATGGTCCAATCAATACAACAAAAAGTTCTCCAGTTGAAAAAATTGCAACTGGAGTTATGGCTCGTCAATCTGTTGATCAACCACTAGAAACAGGGTTATTATCAATTGACGCAACCATCCCCATTGGTCGTGGTCAAAGAGAATTAATTATTGGAGATCGTCAAACAGGTAAAACCGCAATTGCCATTGATGCAATTATCAATCAAAAAGAAACTGGTGTGAAATGTATTTATGTTTCAATCGGACAAAAAGATTCAACCATTGCTCAAGTTGTTGAAAAATTAAAAAAACACGGGGCAATGACTTATACAACCATTGTTAATGCTGGAGCATCAGCAAGTGCACCATTGCAATACATTGCCCCATATACAGGGGTGACAATTGCTGAAGAATGAATGGAAAACGGTGATGATGTTTTAATTATTTATGATGACCTATCCAAACATGCGGTGGCATATCGTGAAATGTCATTGTTATTACGTCGTCCACCAGGTCGTGAAGCGTATCCAGGAGATGTCTTTTACCTTCACTCACGTTTATTAGAAAGAGCTGCGCGTTTAAATCAAGATTATGGTGGTGGTTCAATTACTGCTTTACCAATTATTGAAACCCAAGCCGGAGACATTTCTGCCTACATTCCAACCAATGTGATTTCAATCACTGATGGGCAAATTTTCTTATCAACAAACTTGTTCAATGCCGGAGTTAGACCCGCTGTTAACATCGGACTATCAGTTAGTCGAGTTGGTTCTTCTGCTCAAATTAAAGCAATTAAACAAGTTGCTGGAACTTTAAAATTAGAATTAGCTCAATATTATGAATTAGAATCATTTTCAAAATTTGGTTCAGATTTAGATGAAACAACTAAAGCGATTTTAGATCATGGTGCTCGAATTATTGAAATTTTGAAACAAAAACAAAACGAACCACTTGCTCAAGTTGATGAAGCGATTTTATTGTTAGCAATTAAAGCTAAATTAATTAAATGATTAAGTGTCAAAGAAATGCAAAATTTCAAAATTGAAATTTTGGCACACTTTAAAAAAGATGCCAAAGCATCTAAATTGAGAAACGCTTTAGAAATAAAAAAAGCTTTCGATGATCAATTAACAAGCCAAATCACCAAAGAAATTGAAAAAGTGATTGTCAAAATCACTAAATCAATTAAAGATTATCAACCAACCAACTATGGCACTCAGCAAGACTTCGCTGAGTTAGGAAAATAA
- a CDS encoding RpiB/LacA/LacB family sugar-phosphate isomerase has product MKENIYITNDHTGVEMKNALVKHLREQNYHVVDLGNNDGITSNYAELGIELGKKVVENPNSLGITICGTGVGISIAANKVKGVVAGLSYETQTAELIKKHNDANVISLGARLIADDKAIKIVDTFLKTKFEGGRHKERVEVLKNYAK; this is encoded by the coding sequence ATGAAAGAAAATATTTATATTACAAACGATCATACTGGTGTTGAAATGAAAAATGCCCTTGTTAAGCATTTAAGAGAACAAAATTATCATGTGGTTGATCTTGGGAACAACGACGGAATCACGAGTAATTACGCCGAATTAGGAATCGAGTTAGGAAAAAAGGTCGTTGAAAATCCCAACAGTTTAGGAATCACAATTTGTGGAACTGGAGTTGGGATTTCAATCGCTGCTAACAAAGTTAAAGGTGTAGTTGCTGGTTTGAGTTATGAAACTCAAACCGCTGAATTAATTAAAAAACATAATGATGCCAATGTCATATCATTGGGAGCAAGGTTAATTGCTGATGATAAAGCAATTAAAATTGTTGATACATTTTTAAAAACAAAATTTGAAGGTGGACGACACAAAGAAAGAGTAGAGGTTTTAAAAAACTATGCAAAATAA
- a CDS encoding 5'-3' exonuclease, translated as MNIENEKRTILLIDGYHLLHKGFYGSLKRKTLAVNRDGIQINAIYTFIAKINNFIEMDIYHTIIVTFDVGHGCWRRDLYPEYKAKRKDTPEELIPQMQIIREFLTASRIPWYEKEQYEGDDVMGTIANISSKLGYNVHILSNDKDTFQLVSDNTKVITRTSKKEKPEFIEIRDVVEKMGCEPTQVPDLKSLMGDSSDNIKGVKCLHYNIAVSLLKQYGTIENIYENIDQIPPNIQQKLVENKEQIMLNKRIATIQRNLNLGRIDLRPLRVNWYGYLSFLKKQKMWAFTGNALKKIEDNKKEIKEPKKFKNADAVWLKQSQNKTTNN; from the coding sequence ATGAATATAGAAAATGAAAAACGCACGATCTTATTGATTGATGGTTATCATTTATTACATAAAGGATTTTATGGTTCATTAAAACGTAAAACACTTGCCGTTAACAGAGATGGAATTCAAATTAATGCCATCTATACATTCATCGCTAAAATTAATAACTTTATCGAGATGGATATCTACCACACAATAATTGTCACATTCGACGTGGGACATGGTTGCTGAAGACGCGATTTATATCCTGAATACAAAGCTAAAAGAAAAGATACTCCAGAAGAGTTGATCCCTCAAATGCAAATAATAAGAGAATTTCTAACAGCTTCAAGAATTCCATGATATGAAAAAGAACAATATGAAGGTGATGATGTAATGGGCACAATTGCTAACATTTCATCAAAACTTGGTTATAATGTACACATTCTTTCAAATGATAAAGATACCTTTCAATTAGTAAGCGATAACACGAAGGTTATCACAAGAACAAGTAAAAAAGAAAAACCAGAATTTATTGAAATTAGGGATGTTGTGGAAAAAATGGGTTGTGAACCAACTCAAGTTCCAGATTTAAAAAGTTTGATGGGAGACTCATCAGACAACATTAAAGGGGTTAAATGTCTGCATTACAATATTGCAGTCAGCCTTTTAAAACAATATGGGACAATTGAAAATATTTATGAAAATATTGATCAAATCCCACCCAACATTCAACAAAAATTAGTTGAAAACAAAGAACAAATTATGTTGAATAAACGCATCGCAACAATTCAAAGAAATTTAAATTTAGGTCGCATTGATTTAAGACCCTTAAGGGTTAATTGATATGGTTATTTAAGCTTTTTGAAGAAACAAAAAATGTGAGCATTCACAGGGAATGCTCTGAAAAAAATTGAAGACAACAAAAAAGAAATTAAAGAACCAAAGAAATTTAAAAACGCTGATGCTGTTTGATTGAAACAGTCTCAAAACAAAACTACTAATAACTAG
- a CDS encoding F0F1 ATP synthase subunit A: protein MNINFLATLDLAGSLWEPQMQLISILLTTIVVCSISIVFNVKIRNQKVEERMSGFLVLIEMFITSIENMVVSIMGKKYRKLTPYAMYLISYIVISSLTSLLGIESAMTSYTITLSMGIVTFIFIYYFGFKYQKFAYLKRYINPIELFTQFTPLISISFRLFGNLLGGSIIMGLLYAMGIGMQAGWGGGNIVEIWDSTNPNYWNAQLQYFWSGFNIFTTLFTPFCHLYFDMFDSVIQAVVFAMLTLSYWAEAMGEESDTMDVEKNLLETEEKLLQTKEEKTQVVLI from the coding sequence GTGAATATAAATTTTTTAGCAACACTAGATTTAGCTGGTAGCTTATGAGAACCGCAAATGCAGTTGATTTCGATCCTATTAACAACAATTGTTGTTTGTAGTATTTCGATTGTTTTTAATGTGAAAATTCGAAATCAAAAAGTTGAAGAGCGCATGAGTGGATTTTTAGTTTTAATCGAAATGTTTATCACGTCGATTGAGAACATGGTTGTTTCGATTATGGGTAAAAAATATCGTAAGTTAACACCATACGCAATGTATTTAATTAGTTATATTGTGATTTCTTCGCTGACATCATTGTTAGGGATCGAATCAGCAATGACCTCTTATACCATTACTTTATCAATGGGGATTGTGACTTTCATCTTTATTTATTATTTTGGTTTTAAATATCAAAAATTTGCATATTTAAAGCGCTATATAAACCCAATTGAATTGTTTACACAATTCACTCCACTAATCTCGATATCGTTTCGTTTATTTGGTAACTTATTAGGTGGATCAATTATTATGGGATTGCTTTATGCCATGGGAATTGGGATGCAAGCCGGTTGAGGTGGTGGAAATATCGTTGAGATTTGAGATTCAACCAATCCAAATTATTGAAATGCACAATTGCAATACTTTTGATCAGGTTTCAACATCTTCACGACCTTGTTTACACCGTTTTGTCATTTATACTTTGATATGTTCGATTCGGTAATTCAAGCAGTGGTCTTTGCGATGTTGACGTTATCATATTGAGCCGAGGCAATGGGAGAAGAATCAGACACGATGGATGTCGAAAAAAATCTTCTTGAAACAGAAGAAAAATTATTACAAACAAAAGAAGAAAAAACACAAGTTGTGTTAATTTAA
- a CDS encoding F0F1 ATP synthase subunit delta — translation MILKESVIESWGDALKRIAIETKQIDRFVTEATVIIDALKDKEDFVKILAIRSLGFEATKKEIIDQTFTKTGVNEYFINAFKILCDENTFNYARVILKNMRKKLLDFHNIIYGVAWSTKPLTQTQMDAMQSKLTKKFNKEIHLVNKIDLSLIGGVMIIIANHVFDGSIKGQIDQLHNQILIKK, via the coding sequence ATGATTTTAAAAGAAAGTGTGATCGAAAGTTGGGGCGATGCTTTAAAAAGAATCGCGATTGAAACAAAACAAATTGATCGCTTTGTAACTGAAGCAACCGTGATTATTGATGCACTAAAAGATAAAGAAGATTTTGTAAAAATATTAGCAATTCGAAGCCTTGGTTTTGAAGCAACCAAAAAAGAAATTATTGATCAAACCTTTACAAAAACTGGGGTCAATGAATACTTTATTAATGCTTTTAAAATATTATGTGATGAAAATACATTTAACTATGCTCGTGTCATCTTAAAAAACATGCGTAAAAAGTTACTTGATTTTCATAATATTATTTATGGTGTTGCATGGTCAACAAAACCACTAACTCAAACCCAAATGGATGCGATGCAAAGCAAACTAACCAAAAAATTTAACAAAGAAATACACTTAGTCAATAAAATTGACTTGAGCTTAATTGGTGGGGTAATGATCATCATTGCTAACCATGTCTTTGATGGATCAATTAAAGGTCAAATTGACCAACTACATAATCAAATATTGATTAAAAAATAG
- the atpD gene encoding F0F1 ATP synthase subunit beta: MAKNTKKISDDLVQTTKPTKEIKTKASTKKDVDQTKTKIVHNKPSLVQSFDPTKYKTKSVGKIVQVLGPVVDVKFDENTIPSIYDALVVNNHGIELILEVEQHIGDEIIRTISMGSTDGLIRGQDVINTGSPIMAPVGKEVLGRMFNVTGDAIDNKGQFQGQRKPIHRDAPAYDELVTSAKILETGIKVVDLIVPFAKGGKIGLFGGAGVGKTVLIQELINNIAKAHSGVSVFAGVGERTREGNDLYHEFIEAGVLDKTSLVFGQMNEPPGARMRVALTALTIAEYFRDENNMDVLLFIDNIFRFTQAGSEVSALLGRMPSAVGYQPTLSTEMGSLQERITSTKKGSITSVQAVYVPADDLTDPAPATTFTHLDGRIVLDRGIASLGIYPAVDPLASSSRMLDSTIVGDEHYNVAMGVQITLQKYKELQSIIAILGMDELSEEDKLIVSRARKIRNFLSQPFFVGEKFTGRPGVFVKVGDTIRSFKAILDGECDEIPEILFMNAGTIDDVLETFAKQVKTK; encoded by the coding sequence ATGGCAAAAAATACAAAGAAAATTTCTGATGATTTAGTTCAAACAACTAAACCAACCAAAGAAATCAAGACAAAAGCATCAACTAAAAAAGATGTTGATCAAACAAAAACTAAAATTGTGCATAACAAACCTTCACTTGTTCAAAGTTTTGATCCAACCAAATACAAAACCAAAAGTGTTGGAAAAATAGTTCAAGTTTTAGGACCTGTTGTCGATGTTAAATTTGATGAAAATACCATTCCATCAATTTATGATGCACTTGTGGTTAACAACCACGGAATCGAATTGATTCTTGAAGTTGAACAACATATTGGAGATGAAATTATCAGAACCATTTCAATGGGTTCAACTGATGGTTTAATTCGTGGACAAGATGTCATCAACACAGGAAGTCCAATTATGGCCCCAGTTGGTAAAGAAGTTCTAGGAAGAATGTTCAATGTGACTGGTGATGCAATTGACAACAAAGGTCAATTTCAAGGTCAAAGAAAACCAATTCATCGTGATGCACCAGCATATGATGAATTGGTTACATCGGCTAAAATTTTAGAAACTGGAATTAAGGTTGTGGACCTAATTGTTCCATTTGCAAAAGGTGGAAAAATTGGTCTATTTGGTGGAGCTGGAGTTGGCAAAACAGTTTTAATTCAAGAGTTAATTAATAACATCGCCAAAGCTCACAGTGGAGTTTCTGTCTTTGCTGGAGTTGGTGAAAGAACTCGTGAAGGAAATGATTTATATCATGAATTCATTGAAGCGGGAGTTTTAGATAAAACTTCACTTGTCTTTGGACAAATGAACGAACCACCTGGTGCAAGAATGCGTGTGGCATTAACTGCATTAACAATTGCTGAATATTTCCGTGATGAAAATAACATGGATGTGCTATTGTTTATTGATAACATTTTTAGATTTACTCAAGCAGGATCAGAGGTATCTGCCTTATTAGGTCGTATGCCTTCAGCTGTTGGGTACCAACCAACATTATCAACAGAAATGGGTTCTTTACAAGAACGTATTACTTCAACTAAAAAAGGATCAATCACTTCAGTGCAAGCGGTTTATGTGCCAGCGGACGACTTAACAGATCCGGCCCCTGCCACAACTTTTACCCACTTAGATGGAAGAATTGTGCTTGACCGTGGAATTGCTTCACTTGGAATTTATCCAGCAGTTGATCCGTTAGCTTCATCATCAAGAATGCTTGATTCAACAATTGTTGGAGATGAACATTACAACGTGGCAATGGGTGTCCAAATCACCCTTCAAAAATACAAAGAATTACAATCAATCATTGCAATTTTGGGAATGGATGAATTAAGTGAAGAAGATAAACTAATCGTTAGTCGCGCGCGTAAAATTCGAAATTTCCTATCTCAACCATTCTTTGTTGGTGAAAAATTTACAGGACGACCAGGAGTTTTTGTTAAAGTTGGTGATACTATTCGCTCATTTAAAGCAATTTTAGATGGCGAATGTGATGAAATTCCTGAAATTCTATTTATGAATGCTGGAACCATTGATGACGTTCTCGAAACATTTGCCAAACAAGTTAAAACCAAATAA
- the upp gene encoding uracil phosphoribosyltransferase has translation MSFTEFKHPLIVDKLTRMRKADTSTKDFRENLNEIAGLMVYEIARDIPLSEIKITTPMGETKGFTIDVPVVIVPILRAGLGMVNGIQELIPTARVAHIGLYRDEETLQTHQYFAKTTKDIAEAYTLIVDPMLATGGSAITAIDIVKKWGAKKIKFICLVAAPEGVKNLQKAHPEIEIYAAALDEKLDSKGYIVPGLGDAGDRIFGTK, from the coding sequence ATGTCTTTTACAGAATTTAAACATCCATTAATTGTGGACAAACTAACAAGAATGAGGAAAGCTGACACTTCGACCAAAGATTTTCGTGAAAATCTAAATGAAATTGCTGGGTTGATGGTCTATGAAATTGCTCGTGATATCCCATTAAGTGAGATTAAAATCACCACACCAATGGGAGAAACCAAAGGTTTCACAATCGATGTGCCAGTGGTGATTGTTCCAATTTTAAGAGCTGGATTGGGAATGGTGAATGGAATTCAAGAACTAATTCCAACTGCTCGTGTAGCACATATTGGGTTATATCGTGATGAAGAAACATTACAAACTCACCAATATTTTGCTAAAACTACCAAAGATATTGCTGAAGCATACACCTTGATTGTTGATCCGATGTTAGCAACTGGGGGAAGTGCCATTACAGCAATTGATATTGTTAAAAAATGAGGAGCTAAAAAAATTAAATTTATTTGTTTAGTAGCAGCTCCTGAAGGAGTTAAAAATCTTCAAAAAGCGCATCCTGAAATTGAAATCTATGCAGCCGCATTAGATGAAAAACTTGACAGTAAAGGTTACATTGTTCCTGGCCTAGGAGACGCTGGTGACAGGATCTTCGGGACCAAATAG
- a CDS encoding MG406 family protein, with amino-acid sequence MKSAIHKIKNIKINNKWKVISYTSLVALIAILTLVLGILVGFKTISWNWMTGLVLGFIFSLLGIYVVIFATKTLVKNENYFLYYFFYVLRVGIYATPLIMGFLIPNLIFNWIGILLGLTPVLLIPLFKNEIL; translated from the coding sequence ATGAAAAGTGCCATTCATAAAATTAAAAATATAAAAATTAATAATAAGTGAAAAGTTATATCATATACCTCGCTTGTCGCATTGATTGCAATATTAACACTAGTTTTAGGTATCTTGGTTGGATTTAAAACTATTAGTTGAAATTGGATGACTGGCTTGGTATTAGGTTTTATTTTTTCTTTATTAGGAATTTATGTCGTTATTTTTGCAACCAAAACATTGGTGAAAAATGAAAACTATTTTTTATATTATTTCTTTTATGTTTTGCGAGTTGGAATCTATGCTACTCCATTAATCATGGGATTTTTAATTCCAAACCTCATTTTTAATTGAATTGGAATTTTACTTGGTTTAACGCCCGTGTTATTAATTCCATTATTTAAGAATGAAATTTTATAA
- the atpG gene encoding ATP synthase F1 subunit gamma, with protein MANLSALKGEIQAITDIGKITNAMQLVAAAKLRRVGKKIVETHEYVAEVYSVFNEIIKQTQDSIFLLKPGQEIKKTLWVVVNSNLGLAGGYNSNVNKMVFPKLKPNDEIFAIGSKAVSFYKNRKVKIRASLTNVDINFTSLDAQNLGQRIMEYYTNNEFDQIQLAYTKFVNNATFQPTTLVLFPIEKDETVKKTIQAEIQFEPSAELILETTVNLYLNTVLFGTIIESQVSEQASRRMAMENATKNGNGLIHDLSIKYNRERQSAITQEINEIVSGANAQNDK; from the coding sequence ATGGCAAATTTAAGTGCGTTAAAGGGTGAAATCCAAGCAATTACTGACATTGGTAAAATTACTAATGCCATGCAATTAGTGGCCGCTGCTAAATTACGCCGTGTGGGTAAAAAAATTGTTGAAACTCACGAATATGTCGCTGAAGTTTATAGTGTTTTTAATGAAATCATTAAACAAACCCAAGACTCAATCTTTCTTTTAAAACCAGGACAAGAAATTAAAAAAACCTTATGGGTTGTGGTTAATTCTAATCTTGGATTAGCTGGGGGATACAATTCAAACGTCAATAAAATGGTCTTTCCAAAGTTAAAACCAAATGATGAAATTTTTGCGATTGGAAGTAAAGCAGTGTCGTTTTATAAAAACCGTAAAGTTAAAATTCGCGCATCTTTAACAAATGTGGATATCAATTTCACTAGCTTAGATGCGCAAAATTTGGGACAAAGAATTATGGAATACTACACCAATAATGAATTTGATCAAATTCAATTGGCGTATACCAAATTTGTGAATAATGCGACTTTCCAACCAACAACATTGGTTTTGTTCCCAATTGAAAAAGATGAAACAGTCAAAAAAACAATTCAAGCCGAAATTCAATTTGAACCATCGGCTGAATTAATTCTGGAAACAACAGTCAATTTATATTTAAATACAGTTTTATTTGGGACAATTATTGAATCCCAAGTTTCTGAACAAGCATCAAGAAGAATGGCGATGGAAAACGCAACCAAAAATGGTAATGGTTTAATCCATGATTTAAGTATTAAATATAACCGTGAACGACAAAGTGCAATTACTCAGGAAATCAATGAAATTGTCTCTGGGGCAAATGCTCAAAACGATAAATAG
- a CDS encoding F0F1 ATP synthase subunit C: MPNLFAEGQATTDIGIGVGLKYLGAGVAAIGVLGAGIGQGIVGQGACLAIGRNPEMASKITSTMIIAAGIAESGAIYALVIAVLLAFVVN, translated from the coding sequence ATGCCAAATTTATTTGCAGAAGGTCAAGCAACAACCGATATTGGAATTGGTGTTGGATTGAAATATCTTGGAGCAGGAGTTGCTGCAATCGGAGTTCTTGGAGCAGGAATTGGTCAAGGAATTGTTGGTCAAGGTGCTTGTTTAGCAATTGGGCGTAACCCAGAAATGGCATCAAAAATTACATCAACAATGATTATTGCTGCAGGAATTGCTGAATCAGGGGCGATTTATGCTCTAGTTATTGCAGTCTTATTAGCATTCGTTGTTAATTAA
- the glyA gene encoding serine hydroxymethyltransferase, whose translation MQNKELNPLLKEAMNNELKRQQNHIELIASENLVSEAVLIANGSVLTNKYAEGMPFKRYYGGCEFIDQVEQLGVDTVKKLFNADHANIQPHSGSQANEAAYKAILKPGDKVVSMSLNAGGHLTHGFHLNFSGTLYDFKFYGVNKETEEIDFAEVERVVLEHQPKLIVAGASAYSRIIDWKKFREIADKVGAMFMVDMAHIAGLVATGQHPNPMEYADIVTTTTHKTLRGARGGVILCKEKYAKQVDSAVFPGSQGGPLENQIAGKTQALLEASTPEFVEYGKQIIKNSKAMEESFRKNGIYMLTGGTDNHLLNLEVKSAFGVTGRKAEKILESVGIIVNKELLPFDEETPFNTSGIRVGTPAMTTRGFKEKEFTQVADIIAAALKDHSEENVKKLAKEVHELCAKFPIYTGIKY comes from the coding sequence ATGCAAAATAAAGAATTAAACCCATTGCTAAAAGAAGCAATGAACAACGAATTAAAAAGACAACAAAACCATATCGAATTAATTGCTTCAGAAAATTTAGTTTCTGAAGCGGTATTAATCGCCAATGGATCAGTTTTAACTAATAAATATGCTGAAGGAATGCCTTTTAAAAGATATTATGGAGGTTGTGAATTTATTGATCAAGTTGAACAATTAGGAGTGGATACAGTTAAAAAATTATTTAATGCCGATCACGCCAACATTCAACCACATTCTGGTTCACAAGCTAACGAAGCAGCTTATAAAGCGATTTTAAAACCAGGAGATAAAGTAGTTTCAATGTCATTAAATGCTGGTGGGCATTTAACTCATGGTTTCCATTTAAATTTTTCTGGAACATTATATGATTTCAAATTTTATGGAGTTAATAAAGAAACAGAAGAAATTGATTTTGCTGAAGTCGAAAGAGTTGTTTTAGAACACCAACCAAAATTAATTGTGGCTGGTGCTAGTGCTTATTCAAGAATTATTGATTGAAAAAAATTCCGTGAAATCGCTGATAAAGTTGGAGCAATGTTCATGGTTGACATGGCCCATATTGCAGGATTAGTAGCAACAGGGCAACATCCAAATCCAATGGAATATGCCGATATTGTGACAACAACCACACACAAAACTTTACGTGGAGCTCGTGGGGGAGTTATTTTATGTAAAGAAAAATATGCAAAACAAGTTGATTCTGCAGTTTTTCCAGGTTCACAAGGTGGACCTTTGGAAAACCAAATTGCTGGAAAAACTCAAGCTTTATTAGAAGCTTCAACTCCAGAATTTGTTGAATATGGAAAACAAATTATTAAAAATTCAAAAGCCATGGAAGAATCATTCCGCAAAAATGGTATTTATATGTTAACTGGGGGAACTGATAATCACTTATTAAACTTAGAAGTTAAAAGTGCTTTTGGGGTAACCGGTCGTAAAGCTGAAAAAATTCTTGAATCTGTTGGAATCATTGTTAACAAAGAGTTACTTCCATTTGATGAAGAAACACCATTTAATACATCAGGAATCAGAGTTGGGACACCAGCAATGACAACACGTGGATTCAAGGAAAAAGAATTCACACAAGTTGCTGATATCATTGCTGCTGCATTAAAAGATCACTCAGAAGAAAATGTTAAAAAATTAGCAAAAGAAGTTCATGAACTTTGTGCAAAATTCCCAATTTACACAGGAATTAAATATTAA
- the atpF gene encoding F0F1 ATP synthase subunit B — MMLDISFLATTQGVPDVIGLLFPNIPNLIAHILASIVIILVLSKLMYKPFRKAVDARRAKINELLNEVVDKQIQANKDRKEAATILNEAKSESLVIVKNARLDANSQKADILESATIEATNLQNHAKSSIIQEREKAQDQIKKSIIETAMLAASKILEENIDEEKNKQIIDDFIKDLI; from the coding sequence ATGATGTTAGATATTTCATTTTTAGCAACAACACAAGGTGTTCCTGACGTTATTGGTTTGCTATTTCCGAATATTCCGAATTTGATTGCTCACATTCTTGCCTCAATTGTGATTATTTTAGTTTTATCTAAATTAATGTACAAACCATTTAGAAAAGCTGTTGATGCACGTAGAGCAAAAATTAACGAACTTTTAAATGAGGTTGTTGATAAACAAATTCAAGCAAATAAAGATCGAAAAGAAGCTGCAACAATTTTAAATGAAGCAAAATCTGAATCTTTAGTGATTGTGAAAAATGCGCGTTTGGATGCAAACTCGCAAAAAGCAGATATTTTAGAATCAGCAACAATCGAAGCAACTAATTTACAAAATCATGCCAAATCTTCAATTATTCAAGAAAGGGAAAAAGCCCAAGATCAAATCAAAAAATCAATTATTGAAACAGCAATGTTAGCAGCTTCTAAAATTTTAGAAGAAAACATTGATGAAGAAAAAAATAAACAAATTATTGATGATTTTATCAAGGACTTAATTTAA
- a CDS encoding FoF1 ATP synthase subunit delta/epsilon, translating into MGIKLKIVTPDGIFINDKEVDIVNVQTIDGDMGIMQNIIPIVSALKIGILSFKVKGVPTYIHVHRGIIKTDGIQCKIITERLYLVDAQKNRIDTPNHLD; encoded by the coding sequence ATGGGAATTAAATTAAAAATAGTGACCCCTGATGGGATCTTTATCAATGATAAAGAAGTTGATATTGTCAATGTCCAAACCATTGATGGGGATATGGGAATTATGCAAAACATTATCCCGATTGTTTCAGCTTTAAAAATTGGAATTCTTTCTTTTAAAGTCAAAGGTGTCCCAACATACATTCATGTACACCGTGGAATCATCAAAACTGATGGGATTCAATGCAAAATTATCACTGAACGATTATATTTAGTGGATGCCCAAAAAAACAGAATTGATACACCCAATCATCTTGATTAA